Proteins found in one Sorghum bicolor cultivar BTx623 chromosome 1, Sorghum_bicolor_NCBIv3, whole genome shotgun sequence genomic segment:
- the LOC8063414 gene encoding pinin, with translation MAAATEKTAEDIRRELQELQRQHREITERLRDPRGLRRGAPGPGPGPGGARPLRGFVRPPVGAESGDQPPQKRRLLSAVVKVDGAENNNNEEGTKDVDVEGHEPSSGVTEGSDRRGFNNGGFRRDGNLRMQRRVDYNSLPEPAPRELPRNEDPNLVRRNKRMLGQLLVGTLEKFQQEDKKLSNSEAFLRRSETQRKAEQKVREESERLRQQEREQIAEKRKRDMTLRARVAAKAEEKRLELLYIQWTEHHKRLSNFLRTKTEPPIYYMPTKPIIDDPAIVEQNKEVAFEEWKSMRRAELTQFQKQVEEQYLSNVERQLEKIQNARNARKANGPANMQEMDKELDTHRAEHGPKTRRVPEEGGNDDDEDAEDMAAEDELMDEVLGINDGINEDPSKPSEEATTEGGGPAPEEAQ, from the exons ATGGCCGCCGCGACAGAGAAGACGGCCGAGGACATCCGCCGCGAGCTCCAGGAGCTCCAGCGCCAGCACCGCGAG ATCACCGAGCGCCTGCGCGACCCCCGTGGCCTTCGCCGCGGCGCCCCCGGCCCTGGTCCTGGACCTGGGGGGGCCCGCCCGCTCCGCGGCTTCGTGAGACCC CCTGTGGGTGCGGAATCGGGGGATCAGCCTCCGCAGAAGCGTCGGCTTCTATCGGCCGTAGTTAAG GTGGATGGCgctgaaaataataataatgaggAAGGCACAAAGGATGTAGATGTGGAGGGGCACGAGCCAAGTTCAGGTGTCACTGAAGGCAGTGACAGGAGGGGTTTCAACAATGGTGGGTTCAGAAGGGATGGTAACCTGAGGATGCAGAGGAGGGTG GACTATAATTCGCTGCCAGAGCCAGCTCCAAGGGAGCTTCCCAGGAATGAAGACCCGAATTTGGTGAGAAGGAATAAGAGGATGCTGGGGCAGCTTCTTGTCGGTACATTAGAG AAATTTCAACAAGAGGATAAAAAGTTATCCAACTCTGAGGCTTTTCTGCGCAGATCAGAGACTCAGCGAAAG GCTGAGCAAAAGGTTCGTGAAGAAAGTGAAAGGTTGCGACAGCAGGAACGTGAGCAAATTGCAGAGAAGCGTAAGCGTGATATG ACACTTCGCGCACGTGTAGCCGCTAAGGCAGAAGAAAAGAGGTTGGAGCTGTTGTACATTCAATGGACTGAGCATCATAAAAGGCTGTCCAATTTCTTAAG GACAAAAACTGAACCACCTATTTACTACATGCCAACTAAACCAATTATTGATGATCCGGCCATTGTTGAGCAGAACAAGGAAGTG GCATTCGAAGAATGGAAGTCTATGCGCAGGGCTGAGCTGACTCAGTTCcaaaagcaagtggaggagcaaTATCTTTCAAATGTGGAGAGGCAGTTGGAGAAGATCCAGAATGCCCGGAATGCTCGGAAGGCGAATGGGCCTGCTAACATGCAAGAAATGGACAAGGAGCTGGACACACACAGGGCGGAGCATGGTCCAAAGACTCGGCGAGTTCCTGAGGAGGGTGGCAATGACGATGACGAAGATGCAGAGGACATGGCTGCGGAAGATGAGCTGATGGATGAAGTTCTGGGCATCAACGATGGAATCAATGAGGACCCATCCAAGCCGTCCGAAGAAGCCACTACTGAAGGCGGTGGGCCTGCACCCGAGGAAGCACAATAG